Part of the Rhizobium sp. CCGE531 genome is shown below.
AGGCCAGATCACCCGACGAGGCGATGGACATCGTGCGCCAATATGCCGGCAACGCTGTCGTTCGTGTCGGTCTGACGCAGTTTCCAGCCGGTGTGGGCGTCAAGGACCTGGCCGATCTCAAAACGGATTTGGTCGATGCTTGCCAGAACCTGCGCAAGGGAACGGCGATGTTCGCCAAGGTCCTGCGCATTGTTGCCAAATGGTACGGCGATCCGAAGAGCGATGACGTCTTCCGCCAGATTTTCGAGGATGCGCTCTATGCGTGGAAAGCCGGCGAGTTCGAGGGCGTCGGTGTGTTTCAAGCGCAGGATCCAGGAGCCTCCATCGAATTGCCTCGGCAAAGCGAAGCGCGGTCCGTCGATGAACCGCCAGCCACCGCGACCACTCCCGAGATGCGGACGAAGGTGAATGAGGTTATTGGCCAAGCCGGAATTCGGATCGATCTTTCGAGGATCGGAGGCAAATAAGCACTCGAGTTTCTTACGTCGGAAACGGCGCGACGGATGGAACATCCCCGGCATGCATAATCATCCTCGTCGAAAAGTTGAAGGGCAATTCCAAAGTGCCAACGCCACAGGCGAAAAAGGGTACCGCGGAACGTTCGCCGGATGGCATGACCTTTTATGGCCGCATAGCAATTCCTCCAGAGCCTGTCGGACATTCGGGGTTGAGGACGCGCTGAGCATTGCGTCCTTGTTTGCCTTGTTTTCGGTTCCCAGCCCTGTACCCGTCATCTCAGTGGCTCAATTTTTGTCTCAGGCCGACGTTTCAGCAGTTCAGACGCCTCAACACCTAAGACCGTCGCCAGGCGATCGACAACGTCGATGCTTGCATTATAGACACTGCGCTCCAAAGAACTGATATAAGTTCGATCGATGCCTGCCTCAAACGCGAGCTCTTCTTGCGACAGGCCTTTGGCTTGACGCGCGGCTTTCAGATTCCGTGCAAACACCTCTCGAATCTCCATGCTGGAGAGAGCAGCGGCTTGCAGAGTATTTCTCCACGGAGTATTCTCTACAGCCGTATTCCGGATATGGAATGTTCATACGAATCAGGGTGATTAGGCGTTCACTGATGCCCTCTTCTTGCGAGCAATGAATTGTCGAGTTTGTAGCCACCCATCTTACTGAAGGATGGGATCTATTCTGCAAAGCGTATACGCTACCGGAAGGTCTCGATCCTTGCCGGGTCGCAAACGAGGTAAGAGGAGAAGCGGATGGACAACGAGGTCTCATTCGAGACAAGCGGCAAAAGAGAGTCTCGTTATAAAGCGATGCGAGAAGCCGATTTGAAAGCGTTAGCAATTTCTGCGATCCGCGAGCACCGCCGACTTCTAGCCGCGGATGAAGCTGTCTACGAAGCGTGGACTCTTGCAACCGCCAACGCCTCGACTTCCAGGGACGTGCTCAAGAGCCTGCAAGATGAGTATCTCGATCGTCAAAAGAAGTCAGAAGCGCAGCAGGAAGAACTCTCGGAAATCGTCGATGCGCTTGGTTATGTTCCCGATGTGCCCTCCGAAAACAACGAATGATGGTTAAACCAAACCGCGGTCCTTCGCGATTGCCACGAGCTGAGGGATCGTCGCGGCATTCAGCTTTTTGCGTGCGCGATCGAAATGGTGTTGCACTGTTCGTTGGGTAATTCCCATTAAAATGGCAATCTCCCAAGCCTTTTTACCCTTTGCCGCCCACGTAAGACACATCGCTTCCTTTGGTGAAAGCAGCCGGCTGGGTGCGACGATCGTCGACGCAGCTATGATCTTCAGGCGATAGTGAATTGCCAACACCGCCTGAAGCGGGTTTAGTTGCTTTTGACATTTTGAAATATCAGCTTTATGCCCCGAGGACGCGAATGTCAGCATAATGATCGAGCCGAAACTGCCTTGAACGGGAACCGTCACCCCACTGCGAATGCCATGTTCTACCGCTTCATCCCGAAAACGATTGAACTCAGAGCTCCCACGAGACGGCCAGTCATCGATCGCCCAGGAAAACATCTCCATCCGGCGTTTGGCTTCCGTAACGACCGGATCCACCCGAGAATATTGGTTGCTTAGGTAAATTTTCTGCCATTTCTCGGGATAGGAACTGAGCGCGCGGGCGCTAAGGCCTTCCGTTTGCAGATATGCAAAGAATTGAAATCCGCACGAATGAACGAACCCTTTGAGCCCGCGTTTGATCATCCGTTCATCGTATGAGGCTTCAACCATGTCAATGAGAGCGCTTAAGGCTGGATCCACAGACCTGTCTCCTTTCTGTTGTACGTGAAGGCGCCCCCGCTCCTTCGGAAGTGATACAGATCTGCGCTCACCCGCGCAAACGTCTATTCACCTCTATTTCGCAATCAAACCTTCTGACCAAGAGATGAAGTTAAACAAAGATCTCTTCTGATGCTGTATCACTGACTGCTGTACGTAGAGGGGAAGACGATATCCTGATCGACCAAGACATTGAACTCGTATCCCGGCCGGATTTGGATTGTCGGCTGAACGTTCAAGTTTTTCGAGATCGTCTGCTCGGCAACGCGACCGAAGGTGTCCGCAAAATTCCGTCTGGCGGCATCGGAGGCCGTGTCCTGGGTGGCAAGCGTCGTGCTTTCGGGCATCGACATGTCGATGCCGGTTCCGAGTATCGCGACAAGTGCTGCCGAACTCCACGTGCGCCAGAGATGCCGATCGACCTTATCCTTGAACCCGCCATAACCTGCCCCATCGGTCCCAGCCATGCCGCCGATTTGCAGCGTCGAGCCATTCGGGAAGATCAGATCGGTCCAGACGACGAGCACGCGGTCCTGGCCAAAGGAAACCTTGGAATCGTAACGGCCGAACAACTTGGCTCCCTGCGGGATCAGGAGCCGGTAGCCGGTGGCGCTATCATAGACATTCTGGCTGATCTGCCCGATGATCCGGCCCGGAAGGTCTGAGTTGAGACCTGTGATCAACGTGGCTGGAATGACCGAGCCGCGCTTCAGCTCATACGGCGACATCTGCGGCACGACCTTATTCGGCAAATAGCCAAGATCCTTGATGTCCTGATTGAAGAAATCCTCCTTCGAACTTTGGGCATTCGGGTCGACGTTCTGGGCCGTCAGCCCGGATTTCGATGCGGCGGTGTAGAGATCAGAAGCATTGTTGGCTGTCGTCGTCGCAGTCTGACGACCGGCGTCTGTGGAACTTTTAGCGGCCTTCTCGACATCAGAAATATCCACCTTCAAAGGCGAGTCCAAAGCGGTTGCCCGCGCCTGCAGGTGAGCCATCCGCTGGCGCTGAGCTTCACGGATATATTGTTCATCCTGCTCCCGCTTTAGGCGGGCTCGCCATTCCTCCTCTGATTCGAGCTGCGGGCCTCTTTCTTGCCGTTCCGTAGGCCGGCGGTCTATAACAGGTGCTCCCTTCTCCACCTTCTGCTCGACGGTGGGTGTTGGCTGGAGCACTTCGCGCTCACCTGGCTCGCCGATGATGCCGTCACTGATGCCGCGCTTGAGCTGGTCACCGAAGTTCGTCGCCGGTGTATTCAAGTTGCTGTCGATATCGTAGCTCCAGTTGAAGGGAAGTCCTCGCCACGATAGGCCGATCACGACCACGCCGAAGAATAGCGCGATGAGGACGGTTGCGGTAATAATTGGCAGCCGATTGAGGCGGCGCATTCCTTTCGGATCGTCGGCTTGCTTTGAAGGGCCGAGCTGGAGCGATTGGATCATACCTTTCCCCTCAATTACGCTGCATGATGGAGAGCGGACTTGCCGGCGTCGCACCGGCGGCCGTTGCTTTGTATGCGCGGCCAAGGGTAATGGACGGTGTTGACAGCCGCGCGAGCACCTGATCTTGAGTGCCATCGATCGCGTAAGTGAGCTCGACCGGTTTCACGTCCTTTCCAACTTTGCCGTCGGTTAGAACGGTGTAGCCAGAGCCCTTGAGGGCCGCCTCGAGTGCCGCCGCAAACTCCGATGTGTCCCTTTCCATCTTGATTGTCGTCGACCTCACGGGACTGATCTGCTCGGCGAGCCGGCTTGCCATGTCGGCGGCGATGGCACTTGCGGCGGGCCCGGAGACCGGCGCGGCGTTTGACCTGGCGTCAGACCCATCCCCAGCAGTTTGGCATGCGGTGAGAAAGCCGCTGATGATGATGACGAGAAGCTTGTGCATAGCTTAGCCTCCTCGCCGAATGGTAATCTTCTGCTGGCGCCAGCCGACGCCGGAGACGAGGATCGCCTCGTCGACGGCATAATCGACGATCATCAAGTCGTTCTTCATTCGGTAATTGACGATGCGGCTCTGGCCGCCGTGGATCACGACCAGCACCGGTGCATCCTGACCTGAGATCGACTTCGAAAACTGGATGTAGGTTTTCACGCCATCCGAATAGACCCGCGTCGGCTTCCAAGGTGCCGAGCCACTCACGGAATATGAGAAGTTCAGTTTGTCGGGTGCCGCCCCGGGAATGCCGCCGGTCTCGAGCCGGGAATTGATGTCGGCGAGCTTGGTCGAGACGTCCTCCGGATATTCGAAGCCGACGCGTGCCATGTACTGGCTCGGATGTGACTTGAGCTGGATGTAATAGGTGCGTCGCGACGTCGTGACCACCATCGAGGTGACAAGACCTACTTCCGACGGCTTGACGATCAGATGGATCGCTTGGCCGCCGATTGCACCGGAGGTGGCAGGCTCCACCTTCCAGCGAACAGTATCTCCAACGAGAACATCGCGGACGATCTCGCCGCTCTGGAGTTCGATATCGCAGACCTGCAAGGGCGAGCAGACAACGGACGGCTGGGTTTCGCCGAAGAGAAAGGTGACCTTGCCATCGGAGCCTGCCGTCACCAGTCCGGGCGCGACGCGCCATTTCCTGGAAATGGTCGTGCCATTCACCTCATTTGCCGTCATGGTCTGCGCCTCAGCGCCGCCCACAAAGACGAGTCCCGCCAAGCAGCCGGTGGCTGCAATTAGTGCTGTTCTGTGCATGTCAAATCCCCTGCCCTCAAAGCTGTGCCGTCCAGTCAAAATCCCTAACGTAGAGGCCGATCGGATTGAGGCGGATGGTCGCCTCGTCCTGCGGCGCGGTAAGCGCAACCGTCGCGATTCCGCGGAACCGGCGCGTCCCGGTTTCCTTGCCCTTCCGGTCCCGTTCGTATTCGGTCCAGTCGATCTGATAAGTCTGATTGGAGAGCGCCACTATGTTGTTGACCTCGATGGCGATCGTCGACGACTTCGCCTTTTCGAACGGCGAATTGCTGCGGAACCAGTCATTGATCTTCTGGGTCGAGGGATCGGAAGCTCGCAGAAGCGCATAGGTTCGATCGATATATTGCTTTTGCACTACGGCATCCGGTGTGACGCTGCGGAAGCTCGTTACGAAGTTGCCAAGCGTGGCGCGCACCACCCGCACATCCGCGTATTCGATCTGCTCGGGGAACCCTGAGGTGACCGAGGTGCCGAGCTTGTCGACCTGGACGATATAAGGCACCAGCTTCACCTGCGTGCTTAGGTATATCGCGTACCCGAAGCCGATCACGGCCATGGTCAGACCCAGTATGCCGACGATGCGCCATGCGGCCGCGGCCTGCACATAGGAGCCGTATCGCTCATTCCATTCCTGGCGCGCGGCAAGATACGGGTTTTCGGGAGCGCGTTTCGCTGCCATCGATCGATCACTTTCTGATTGCTATTAGTCTTTAAGTTCGGGAAGTGGCTTTGGTCCGCTGTGCCCACTGCGCGCCTGATCCAGCTTGGCGTTAGCAAGGCCTAGGATAGACCCGGCGTAGGCACCGGGAGAGCCGATGGCCTTCTCCTTGGTAGCCGAGCCCGCCGCTTTTCCTGCCGAGCCGATCCCTGCGCCGAAACCCCGCAGCATTGCGCCTGCGACGGATGACCCCGCGGCGCGCGCGGTTTGAGCCGCCGCAAATCCCGCCCCGGCAGCGCCCGCCGCGAGGAACCCTGCTCCTGTCGCAAACGATGCGGCCTGACCACCGTGCCTTATTGCCTCCATTCCGCCCGAGACGGACGCGCCCTGAACAACACCCTGCATGATGTTCGGGACGTAGATGGCGATAATGAAGACCACGACAGCGATACCAGCGATCGCAAGCGCAGTCTGGAACTGGTCGCCAATGTCGGGCTGGTCTGCCAACCCGATCAGCACCTCTGATCCGATACGCGAGATCATGACGAGCGCCATGAGTTTCATTCCGACCGAGAAGGCGTAGACCAAATATCGGACCGCGAAATCCTTTGTATAGGACGAGCCGCCAAGCCCCAGCATGATCATACCGGCAAGAAGGCCGATATACATCTCAACCATGACCGACACGAAAATCGCGGCGACAAGCGAGAATGAGATGACGACGACGACCATTGCAAAAGCAGCCGAGATCGCCAACGCGTTGTCCTCAAAAAGACCGAACTGTATCTTTTCCGACATCTTCGTTGCGACGGCGAGTCCAGCATTGAAGACGTCTGCTGGGGAGGCCGTGCCGCCTCCAGCCCCAATCTCAAACAAACTATCCACCACTGCCTTCGCAAAGGCCGGCCCCTGTCCCAAAACGAAGGCAAAAAAGCCGACGAATATGATCCGCCGGACAAGCTCGGCAAACCAGCTGTCTAGCGAAGCTGCCTGCAATGCGAGCCAGACGGCGGCGATGCCAATCTCGATTGTCGCGAGGATCCAGAACAAGGATTTCGCCGCATCCATGACAGTAGTTTCCCACCCCTTTGCGGCCGTGGTGATCTGGCTCTGTAATGAGGTCAGCACTGAACCTTCTTGGGCGACTGCCGGCTGTGCTGCCAGCATGCAGAAGGTGGCAATCACCATCGCGGTGCGGAGCCGCCGAAGACATATTGTTGTCATGTGCTTACCACTCGACTTTCATCTTTTCGCCGCCGGAGGTGGAAGGGGCAGTCCCGCTGAAGAATTTCTCACGCCGCGCCTGCGCAAGGTCCTTGTCGGTCTGTTCGGTCTGGAGCCAGGTGCCCATCATCGTCATTTGCTGCGAGACGAGGCCGCGAAGCTTCTGAATCTGGGCGACCTGTTGCGCGGCGATCTCATGCCCGACCTGCAGGGCTTTCATCTGCCCGTCGGCGGTCTCGGACATGGACCGCAGCGAGGACATCGTGCCTTCCTCGCTATCGAATTGCTCGGCCGTCAGACTCGCCGCCTTCAGCGTGCTGGCGATCGTGTCCCGGTTCGTATCGGACCAGGACTGATAGGTGGTAGAAAACGACGAATTGTCTGGCAGGTTGGTTTTAAGGCTTGAGTAGCTCTGAAAACGTTGTTGCAACACATCATCCGCATTGCCCATGGAAAACGAGATGCTCTGGCCCTGGTCGACGATGCTGCGCAGCTGGTTGAGATCGCTTTCGACCTGCCCCCACATATGCGACGGAAGCGTCGCCGTGTTCTGGAGGAGGTTTTGGTAGATATTCAGCTGCGTTTCGATCTGTTGTGCGAGCTGGCTGATCTGGGTGAGCTGGTTCTGGATCTGCTCGCCGGACTTCCCGACCAAAGCGACCAGCTCGCCATTATTGAGGACCTGCGTCCACTCGGTGGCGGCACCCGTGGCAGTTCCAGCATTTGCGGGCACGACAGTGCCGGCCATCAATGCGACAGCCGCCAGGCCAGTGAGCAATTTATTCGAGGTTGAGCAGCGCTGCGGCATCCTGAACTCCTCTCGTTCGTAGCCAGTGGATCGGCCAGTCGCGGCCGTGTTTGGAACTGAGCGTGCGGATGCGCTTCAGGTCTTCCTTGCCGGATGCGCCAACGAAACTGAGCGCCACGGGGCCGAGCGACATGTCGAAGAGCCGCCTGCCTTCGGACGTTGCGACGTAATATTCTCGCTTAGGAATCGCATTCGAAACGATCTCGATCTGTCTCTCGTTGAAGCCAATCCGCTCATAGAACTCGCGGGTCCCAGGCTCACTTGCGGCGCCGTTCGGCAGGCAAATTTTCGTGGGGCAGGATTCCTTCAACACGTCGATGATGCCGGAACGCTCAGCATCGGAAATGGATTGCGTGGCCAATACCACCGCGCAGTTCGCCTTGCGCAGCACCTTCAGCCACTCTCGGATCTTGCTCCTGAAGACCGGATGGCCGAGCATCAGCCAGGCTTCGTCTAGGACGATGAGGCTCGGTGAGCCATCGAGGCGCTTTTCGATGCGGCGGAACAGATAGGTGAGAACAGGTACGAGGTTCCGCTCGCCCATGTTCATCAACTCTTCGATCTCAAAGGTCTGGAATGAGCCAAGCAACAGTCCGTCTTTCTCAGCATCGAGAAGCTGGCCCATGGGACCATCGACGGTGTAGTGATGGAGCGCGTCCTTGATCTCGCGCATCTGTACGCCGCTTACAAAGTCCGAGAGAGATCGGCCCGCTGCACTGGCCATCAAGCCAATCTGGCGAGAGACCGCATTGCGGTGGTCCGGGGTGATGGTCACGCCCTGCAGCGCGATCAACATCTCGATCCATTCCGCGGCCCATGCGCGATCACTGTCGCTGGAGAGGTCCGACAGCGGGCAGAAGGCCAGCGCCTTCGCCTCTTCTTGAGCGTCGCCACCGATCTCATAGTGATCACCTCCGGTGGCAAGGGTCAGCGGAAGGAGAGAGTTCCCCTTGTCAAAGGCGAAGATCTGGGCGCGTTCATAGCGCCGGAACTGCGCGGCGATTAGTGCAAGCAGCGTCGACTTGCCCGAACCGGTCGGCCCAAAAATGAGTGTGTGACCGACGTCGTCGACATGTAGGTTCAGCCGGAACGGCGTCGACCCGCTCGCCACCTGCATCAGTGGCGGTGAATTCGGCGGGTAGAACGGGCACGGCGCGACAGGGGAGCCCGACCAGACAGAGTTGAGCGGAATGAGATCGGCAAGGTTGCTGGTATTGATCAGCGGTTCGCGGATGTTGCAATACCAATTGCCCGGTAGGCTGCCGAGGTAGGCATCGGTGGCGTTGAGCGTTTCGATGCGCGCCCCGAAGCCCTCCGCCTGAATAAGTCTGCGGATGGACTCTGCCTTTTCCTGCAGTCCTTCACGATCGTGATCGAAGAGAACGATGACGGGCGTGTAATAGCCGTATGCGACCAACTGCGACGAAGCCTGGGCGATAGCCTCTTCTGTCTCGGCGACCATGTTCATGGCGTCCTGATCAAGCGAACGGCTCTGCGTCTGAAAAAGCTGGTCGAAGAATGGGCGCACCTTCTGCTGCCATTTCTTGCGGGTCCGCTCCAGTTTTTGTCTGGCCTCCTGCGCGTCGAGAAAAATGAAGCGCGACGACCAGCGGTAGGTTAGCGGCATGAGATCGAGGCTGTTGAGGATCCCCGGCCAGCTCTCGGCCGGCAGGCCGTCGATCGCGACGACACCGAGGAAGCGGCTTTCAACCTTTGAGGTCAGCCCATGTTCAAGCTCGGCGGTCGCGATCCAGTCGAGATACATGGGCGCATCCGGCAGCCGGATCGGATGGTTGTCACCAGTGATGCAGAAGCGAACGAATTGGAGCAGTTCGTCGTAGCGGGCAACCCGCGCCCCTCCCCTCTCGAGAGCCTCCCGCGTTTCCATGCGACGGATCGAAAGCGTATTGGCGAAATACTGCTCGATCTCGCGGACCGCGTTCTTGAAAATGAACAGCACCGTGTCGGCATAGGTCTTCTTGCGGCTCACCTCGTCCGAGTAGATGTATTTGCTGAGCGCCGTTTTTTTGGATTCGAGCGGCCGATAGGTCAGGATCAGCGCGTGTTTACTCTCGAAATGCCCCTGTTCGCGGGCGAAATGCGCCCGCCGCTCGGCGTCGATCGCGCGAGTTACAGGATCGGGAAAGTGACAACGATTATCCGACGGATAGTCGAATGTCGGGATGCGAACTGCCTCGACCTGGATCATCCAGCCGCTCCCGAGCCGCGAGAGGATTGTATTGATATGGCGCGACAGTTCGTTGCGATCGAGGGCCGTGGCGCTCTCTGAATCTGGTCCCGCAAAATACCAGGCGGCCATCAGGCTTCCGTCTTTCAACAGGAGAACACCATTGTCGACGAGGCCGGCATAGGGGACGAGATCAGCAAAGGATGGGTCGGGGGCCCGGAAGCGTTTGAGAGCGACCATGCGTTCCTCTCAATACCGGCGCCACGGCGAGGAGGTCGCCTTGTAGTAATGCTTGTACGAGATATGGCGGACATAGACCTGTCGCATGAGCGGATCGGCCTTTGCCATCATTCTCAAGAGCCCGACGATGACAATCCAGACGCCAACGCCGAAGAGCGCCGAATAGATCGTAAGAACGACGAAGATGAGGATGACTGCGGCCAAGCCGGTGATCAGCACCAGTTCCCGGTCCGCGCCCACCAGAAGGTTCGGGCGCGACAGCGCGCGGTGGATGCGGTTCCGCTGCAGACCGGACGCGGACTCAGCCATTTGTCACTCCTGCGCCTTGGAAGCCGTCCGAGGCGACCAGCTCCCTCGTCAGGCCAATTGAAGCTCCAGTCGCGCC
Proteins encoded:
- a CDS encoding TraH family protein, producing the protein MLDAALIKDCADPSLKPAIVEQFVAAAGSADPLAVTVRSGGRLILVPKARSPDEAMDIVRQYAGNAVVRVGLTQFPAGVGVKDLADLKTDLVDACQNLRKGTAMFAKVLRIVAKWYGDPKSDDVFRQIFEDALYAWKAGEFEGVGVFQAQDPGASIELPRQSEARSVDEPPATATTPEMRTKVNEVIGQAGIRIDLSRIGGK
- a CDS encoding helix-turn-helix transcriptional regulator, translated to MEIREVFARNLKAARQAKGLSQEELAFEAGIDRTYISSLERSVYNASIDVVDRLATVLGVEASELLKRRPETKIEPLR
- a CDS encoding transcriptional repressor TraM, with the translated sequence MDNEVSFETSGKRESRYKAMREADLKALAISAIREHRRLLAADEAVYEAWTLATANASTSRDVLKSLQDEYLDRQKKSEAQQEELSEIVDALGYVPDVPSENNE
- a CDS encoding autoinducer binding domain-containing protein, giving the protein MDPALSALIDMVEASYDERMIKRGLKGFVHSCGFQFFAYLQTEGLSARALSSYPEKWQKIYLSNQYSRVDPVVTEAKRRMEMFSWAIDDWPSRGSSEFNRFRDEAVEHGIRSGVTVPVQGSFGSIIMLTFASSGHKADISKCQKQLNPLQAVLAIHYRLKIIAASTIVAPSRLLSPKEAMCLTWAAKGKKAWEIAILMGITQRTVQHHFDRARKKLNAATIPQLVAIAKDRGLV
- the trbI gene encoding IncP-type conjugal transfer protein TrbI — its product is MIQSLQLGPSKQADDPKGMRRLNRLPIITATVLIALFFGVVVIGLSWRGLPFNWSYDIDSNLNTPATNFGDQLKRGISDGIIGEPGEREVLQPTPTVEQKVEKGAPVIDRRPTERQERGPQLESEEEWRARLKREQDEQYIREAQRQRMAHLQARATALDSPLKVDISDVEKAAKSSTDAGRQTATTTANNASDLYTAASKSGLTAQNVDPNAQSSKEDFFNQDIKDLGYLPNKVVPQMSPYELKRGSVIPATLITGLNSDLPGRIIGQISQNVYDSATGYRLLIPQGAKLFGRYDSKVSFGQDRVLVVWTDLIFPNGSTLQIGGMAGTDGAGYGGFKDKVDRHLWRTWSSAALVAILGTGIDMSMPESTTLATQDTASDAARRNFADTFGRVAEQTISKNLNVQPTIQIRPGYEFNVLVDQDIVFPSTYSSQ
- the trbH gene encoding conjugal transfer protein TrbH translates to MHKLLVIIISGFLTACQTAGDGSDARSNAAPVSGPAASAIAADMASRLAEQISPVRSTTIKMERDTSEFAAALEAALKGSGYTVLTDGKVGKDVKPVELTYAIDGTQDQVLARLSTPSITLGRAYKATAAGATPASPLSIMQRN
- the trbG gene encoding P-type conjugative transfer protein TrbG, which encodes MHRTALIAATGCLAGLVFVGGAEAQTMTANEVNGTTISRKWRVAPGLVTAGSDGKVTFLFGETQPSVVCSPLQVCDIELQSGEIVRDVLVGDTVRWKVEPATSGAIGGQAIHLIVKPSEVGLVTSMVVTTSRRTYYIQLKSHPSQYMARVGFEYPEDVSTKLADINSRLETGGIPGAAPDKLNFSYSVSGSAPWKPTRVYSDGVKTYIQFSKSISGQDAPVLVVIHGGQSRIVNYRMKNDLMIVDYAVDEAILVSGVGWRQQKITIRRGG
- a CDS encoding conjugal transfer protein TrbF, which gives rise to MAAKRAPENPYLAARQEWNERYGSYVQAAAAWRIVGILGLTMAVIGFGYAIYLSTQVKLVPYIVQVDKLGTSVTSGFPEQIEYADVRVVRATLGNFVTSFRSVTPDAVVQKQYIDRTYALLRASDPSTQKINDWFRSNSPFEKAKSSTIAIEVNNIVALSNQTYQIDWTEYERDRKGKETGTRRFRGIATVALTAPQDEATIRLNPIGLYVRDFDWTAQL
- the trbL gene encoding P-type conjugative transfer protein TrbL: MTTICLRRLRTAMVIATFCMLAAQPAVAQEGSVLTSLQSQITTAAKGWETTVMDAAKSLFWILATIEIGIAAVWLALQAASLDSWFAELVRRIIFVGFFAFVLGQGPAFAKAVVDSLFEIGAGGGTASPADVFNAGLAVATKMSEKIQFGLFEDNALAISAAFAMVVVVISFSLVAAIFVSVMVEMYIGLLAGMIMLGLGGSSYTKDFAVRYLVYAFSVGMKLMALVMISRIGSEVLIGLADQPDIGDQFQTALAIAGIAVVVFIIAIYVPNIMQGVVQGASVSGGMEAIRHGGQAASFATGAGFLAAGAAGAGFAAAQTARAAGSSVAGAMLRGFGAGIGSAGKAAGSATKEKAIGSPGAYAGSILGLANAKLDQARSGHSGPKPLPELKD
- the trbJ gene encoding P-type conjugative transfer protein TrbJ produces the protein MPQRCSTSNKLLTGLAAVALMAGTVVPANAGTATGAATEWTQVLNNGELVALVGKSGEQIQNQLTQISQLAQQIETQLNIYQNLLQNTATLPSHMWGQVESDLNQLRSIVDQGQSISFSMGNADDVLQQRFQSYSSLKTNLPDNSSFSTTYQSWSDTNRDTIASTLKAASLTAEQFDSEEGTMSSLRSMSETADGQMKALQVGHEIAAQQVAQIQKLRGLVSQQMTMMGTWLQTEQTDKDLAQARREKFFSGTAPSTSGGEKMKVEW
- a CDS encoding conjugal transfer protein TrbE: MVALKRFRAPDPSFADLVPYAGLVDNGVLLLKDGSLMAAWYFAGPDSESATALDRNELSRHINTILSRLGSGWMIQVEAVRIPTFDYPSDNRCHFPDPVTRAIDAERRAHFAREQGHFESKHALILTYRPLESKKTALSKYIYSDEVSRKKTYADTVLFIFKNAVREIEQYFANTLSIRRMETREALERGGARVARYDELLQFVRFCITGDNHPIRLPDAPMYLDWIATAELEHGLTSKVESRFLGVVAIDGLPAESWPGILNSLDLMPLTYRWSSRFIFLDAQEARQKLERTRKKWQQKVRPFFDQLFQTQSRSLDQDAMNMVAETEEAIAQASSQLVAYGYYTPVIVLFDHDREGLQEKAESIRRLIQAEGFGARIETLNATDAYLGSLPGNWYCNIREPLINTSNLADLIPLNSVWSGSPVAPCPFYPPNSPPLMQVASGSTPFRLNLHVDDVGHTLIFGPTGSGKSTLLALIAAQFRRYERAQIFAFDKGNSLLPLTLATGGDHYEIGGDAQEEAKALAFCPLSDLSSDSDRAWAAEWIEMLIALQGVTITPDHRNAVSRQIGLMASAAGRSLSDFVSGVQMREIKDALHHYTVDGPMGQLLDAEKDGLLLGSFQTFEIEELMNMGERNLVPVLTYLFRRIEKRLDGSPSLIVLDEAWLMLGHPVFRSKIREWLKVLRKANCAVVLATQSISDAERSGIIDVLKESCPTKICLPNGAASEPGTREFYERIGFNERQIEIVSNAIPKREYYVATSEGRRLFDMSLGPVALSFVGASGKEDLKRIRTLSSKHGRDWPIHWLRTRGVQDAAALLNLE
- a CDS encoding conjugal transfer protein TrbD, translating into MAESASGLQRNRIHRALSRPNLLVGADRELVLITGLAAVILIFVVLTIYSALFGVGVWIVIVGLLRMMAKADPLMRQVYVRHISYKHYYKATSSPWRRY